The Candidatus Cloacimonadota bacterium genome includes a region encoding these proteins:
- the murB gene encoding UDP-N-acetylmuramate dehydrogenase yields the protein MNELCKQFESMMAGGRLLQDEPLAPYSSFKIGGPADVLAKPESQKELINLLIYSIRHNIPWFVLGKGTNLLIADKGIRGLVISMEGFKKISKDENYVSAYAGVSLKDLCYFCQKEGLSGLEFACGIPGSVGGAVFMNAGAYEGEIKDVLYCSKCISPTLANLESSNPILHLKQIEHEFSYRHSALQSLGLIHLSSVFKLVYANPQEIWTKMESLDKKRNEKQPMDLPSAGSVFKRPLGHFTGKLVDECGLRGFRIGDAAISDKHCGFIVNLGKATAQDVLNLIDHVKRTVYDRFKVNLETEIRMVGEM from the coding sequence ATGAATGAATTATGTAAGCAATTTGAGAGTATGATGGCAGGGGGCAGATTACTCCAAGATGAACCTCTGGCACCATATAGTAGTTTCAAGATCGGCGGTCCGGCAGATGTGTTAGCAAAACCAGAAAGCCAAAAAGAACTTATAAATCTTTTAATATACTCAATTCGGCACAATATCCCTTGGTTTGTTTTAGGTAAGGGGACTAATTTGCTAATTGCAGATAAAGGGATTCGGGGTCTGGTAATTAGCATGGAAGGCTTTAAAAAGATTAGCAAAGACGAAAATTATGTATCTGCCTATGCGGGAGTATCGTTGAAGGACCTTTGTTATTTTTGTCAAAAAGAAGGGCTCTCCGGTTTGGAATTTGCCTGTGGCATACCCGGCTCAGTAGGTGGAGCTGTGTTTATGAATGCCGGTGCTTATGAGGGGGAAATCAAAGACGTATTGTATTGCAGCAAATGTATTAGTCCAACCTTAGCTAATTTAGAAAGCAGCAATCCAATTTTGCATCTTAAGCAAATTGAGCATGAGTTTAGTTATCGCCACAGCGCTTTGCAAAGCTTGGGCTTAATTCATTTGAGTTCAGTATTCAAGCTAGTGTATGCCAATCCTCAAGAGATTTGGACAAAAATGGAAAGCTTGGACAAAAAGCGAAATGAGAAACAACCGATGGATCTGCCCAGTGCCGGATCTGTATTTAAGCGTCCGCTTGGGCATTTTACCGGAAAGTTGGTTGATGAATGCGGTTTAAGAGGTTTCCGTATAGGTGATGCTGCCATCTCAGACAAACATTGCGGTTTTATTGTCAATCTAGGTAAAGCAACAGCTCAGGATGTATTGAATCTAATCGACCATGTAAAAAGAACTGTATATGATAGGTTTAAGGTGAATCTGGAAACAGAAATCCGGATGGTAGGGGAGATGTGA
- a CDS encoding M48 family metallopeptidase, with product MPLSNITITVKRTSRRKTLSIKAINGNALIVKAPQTASHEKIREILTLNQQKIHALLKQAAERDNRVDYISGYKILYMGGEISLMFTEQAYLWRFQEDKQVLCIDKEFQKQTPTVLKDFYNARAEWLRIRCRQLADQYDFKPKKISLRWTTSKWGSCSLEGNVSLSKYLILAPQEIQDYIIMHELCHLLQPNHSYDFYALLSSLDPLHKEHKDWLKQNGFRLSIYSPN from the coding sequence ATGCCACTAAGCAATATAACTATAACTGTAAAGCGTACCAGCAGGCGTAAAACTCTATCGATAAAGGCAATAAACGGTAATGCTTTAATCGTTAAAGCACCACAAACCGCCAGCCACGAGAAAATCCGGGAGATTCTAACTCTGAATCAACAAAAGATCCATGCATTGCTCAAACAAGCAGCAGAGCGCGATAACCGTGTAGATTATATTTCCGGATATAAAATTCTGTATATGGGTGGCGAGATTAGTCTCATGTTCACCGAACAAGCATACTTATGGCGCTTTCAGGAAGATAAACAAGTGCTTTGTATCGATAAAGAATTCCAGAAACAAACTCCCACAGTACTAAAAGATTTTTATAATGCCAGAGCGGAATGGCTGCGGATTAGATGCCGACAACTTGCTGATCAGTATGATTTTAAACCCAAAAAGATATCATTGCGCTGGACTACTTCAAAGTGGGGCTCTTGTTCCTTAGAAGGCAACGTAAGTCTCAGTAAATATCTGATTCTCGCCCCTCAAGAGATTCAAGATTATATCATCATGCATGAACTCTGTCATTTGCTTCAACCCAATCACTCCTACGATTTCTATGCTCTACTTAGCAGTTTAGATCCCTTGCATAAAGAACACAAGGATTGGTTAAAGCAAAATGGTTTCAGATTATCTATATATAGCCCCAATTAA
- a CDS encoding arsenate reductase ArsC, protein MKKVLIICSGNSCRSIMAEALINHFLKGTWQAYSAGTHPSHVHPYAIQALQEMGIDVESLRSKSISEFWESEDLDLIVTVCDNAKENCPSFYKPIPRIHMNFEDPVRYGAKTFDEGMQGFRKVRDELISRLLQHLQEQCH, encoded by the coding sequence ATGAAGAAAGTATTGATAATTTGCAGTGGAAATTCCTGCCGAAGCATTATGGCTGAAGCACTTATAAACCATTTTCTGAAAGGAACTTGGCAAGCCTACTCCGCTGGAACTCATCCCTCACATGTTCATCCTTACGCTATTCAAGCATTGCAAGAGATGGGAATCGATGTAGAAAGCTTACGGAGCAAATCTATCTCAGAATTTTGGGAATCTGAGGATCTGGATTTGATAGTCACGGTTTGCGACAACGCCAAAGAGAATTGTCCCTCTTTTTACAAACCTATTCCCCGTATCCACATGAACTTTGAAGACCCTGTGCGTTATGGCGCTAAAACCTTCGACGAAGGCATGCAAGGATTTCGCAAAGTTCGTGATGAATTAATTTCGAGACTATTACAGCATTTACAAGAGCAATGCCACTAA
- a CDS encoding ABC transporter permease has protein sequence MKSKLYPILFLVVLIIFWQYISAKAVIAFWIVPSPKSVLEVFIQNHNLIWHHLKPTLSAALTGLIISVAIGSVTALAMDISKLFRQIIYPYLVISQTVPIIAVAPLIIIWFGYGISAKIFTVVLVCFFPIALGLFEGFQQVQVDQIRLMKAMGASAYKTFRYLKLPASLPGFFTGLKLAATYSVMGAVIGEWLGGSAGLGIYMTRATKSFHTAHVFAVIIVIIALSMLLFGLVALLDRMFLSWRYQNQDEYIEPPKKLL, from the coding sequence GTGAAAAGCAAGCTTTACCCCATATTGTTTCTTGTAGTACTCATTATTTTTTGGCAATACATCAGCGCTAAGGCTGTGATTGCCTTTTGGATAGTTCCTTCGCCCAAATCTGTGCTGGAAGTGTTTATCCAAAACCACAATCTCATTTGGCACCATCTAAAACCTACTCTTAGCGCAGCATTAACAGGGCTGATAATTAGTGTTGCAATAGGCTCTGTTACAGCACTTGCAATGGATATTTCAAAGCTTTTTCGTCAGATTATCTATCCATATTTGGTAATTTCACAAACGGTACCAATCATTGCAGTGGCACCACTTATCATTATCTGGTTTGGTTATGGCATTTCAGCGAAAATTTTTACAGTAGTACTGGTATGTTTTTTCCCTATTGCATTGGGTTTGTTTGAGGGGTTTCAGCAGGTGCAAGTGGATCAGATTCGTTTGATGAAGGCGATGGGGGCATCCGCATACAAGACTTTTCGCTATCTCAAACTGCCAGCAAGCTTACCGGGTTTCTTTACTGGGTTGAAGCTTGCCGCTACATACAGCGTGATGGGTGCCGTTATTGGTGAATGGTTGGGCGGTTCTGCGGGATTAGGTATCTACATGACTAGAGCTACAAAATCCTTCCACACAGCCCATGTTTTTGCCGTGATAATAGTGATAATAGCTCTCTCTATGCTACTATTCGGGTTAGTTGCGCTACTGGATAGGATGTTTCTTTCATGGCGATACCAGAATCAGGATGAATACATAGAGCCCCCCAAAAAACTGCTATAG